In Methanoregula sp., a single window of DNA contains:
- a CDS encoding ATP-binding protein, which produces MTVAAEKKSQIYWAVTIGITILISVYFTVYSLTHGIHDVFPFLYFLPIILFVYFYPHRGIIFSLIISTVYLLLVYYYGNFNPNLVAVSTAWFVIFVTIGVVTSSFAEGLREEEQKYRGIFENSQAGIFIFDLISLRIREMNGKCERMLRYNRTDLIDRDLSTVLVDSASRDSFIHLIRTHTNTGDIELFFHTRDGAVRQFLVSASRGQNDIVICSAIDITERKLAEQVIQKAREDLDQRVRERTDELLQANDELKAEIQERKQFESAIQLANRKLNTLSSITRHDILNQITAIVMYLSLAEEEVTDPITLEHLRKIDQVTQLIQKQIRFTRDYQNIGSSSPQWQNVAGTVKDAITDLDLGGITIETALNGLEIYTDFLLEKVFYNLIENSLRHGEKVTVIRFSFKETPEGITIYCEDDGVGIPINAKDRIFKREYYRNTGYGLFLAGEILSITGLTIKETGEPGKGARFEIYIPRNEYRFATPDNTM; this is translated from the coding sequence ATGACCGTTGCCGCTGAAAAAAAAAGCCAGATCTACTGGGCGGTTACCATCGGTATTACGATCCTCATTTCAGTCTATTTTACCGTTTATTCGCTCACCCATGGGATCCATGACGTATTCCCCTTCCTCTACTTCCTGCCCATTATACTCTTTGTCTATTTCTACCCGCACCGGGGCATCATCTTTTCCCTGATCATCAGTACGGTATACCTGCTGCTGGTCTATTACTATGGCAATTTTAATCCGAATCTGGTAGCTGTATCAACAGCCTGGTTTGTCATATTTGTAACAATAGGGGTGGTCACCTCATCCTTTGCTGAGGGGCTCAGGGAAGAAGAACAGAAATATCGCGGGATTTTTGAAAATTCACAAGCCGGGATATTCATCTTTGATCTTATATCACTGCGCATCCGGGAGATGAATGGGAAATGCGAACGGATGCTGAGATACAACCGGACTGATCTCATCGACAGGGATCTGTCCACAGTTCTTGTCGATTCGGCCAGTCGTGATTCGTTCATTCACCTGATCAGGACCCATACAAATACCGGGGATATTGAACTATTCTTCCACACCCGTGACGGCGCAGTACGGCAGTTCCTTGTTTCTGCGTCACGAGGCCAGAATGATATCGTGATCTGTTCTGCAATCGATATCACCGAGCGTAAACTGGCAGAACAGGTGATCCAGAAAGCCCGGGAGGATCTGGATCAGCGTGTACGGGAGCGGACAGACGAACTTTTGCAGGCAAACGATGAGCTCAAAGCTGAGATCCAGGAACGCAAGCAGTTTGAATCTGCCATCCAGCTGGCAAACCGGAAACTCAATACGCTTTCATCCATCACCCGGCACGATATTCTCAACCAGATCACGGCAATTGTCATGTACCTCTCGCTAGCTGAAGAAGAAGTCACTGATCCCATCACGCTGGAGCATCTCCGGAAAATTGACCAGGTTACCCAGTTGATCCAGAAACAGATACGGTTCACCCGCGATTACCAGAATATCGGTTCAAGTTCCCCCCAATGGCAGAACGTTGCCGGAACTGTTAAAGATGCAATCACGGATCTCGATCTTGGCGGTATCACCATAGAGACGGCCCTCAATGGTCTTGAGATTTATACAGATTTCCTGCTCGAAAAAGTGTTCTACAATCTTATTGAAAACTCGTTGCGCCACGGCGAGAAGGTTACCGTGATCCGGTTCTCCTTTAAAGAAACACCCGAAGGGATTACCATCTATTGTGAAGATGATGGCGTCGGGATCCCCATAAACGCAAAGGATCGGATCTTCAAACGGGAGTATTACCGTAATACCGGCTATGGCCTGTTCCTTGCCGGAGAGATATTGAGTATCACCGGGCTCACCATCAAAGAAACGGGTGAGCCGGGGAAAGGGGCACGGTTTGAAATTTACATACCCAGGAACGAATACCGGTTCGCAACTCCCGATAATACGATGTAA
- a CDS encoding PAS domain-containing protein, with product MDYKREHLSSQNEKVLHFFIIAAACISAVLTTIFSLTHGIFEVYPFLYILPIILAVYFYPKRSVLITLGISLLYITLIYIYGFSNPTVMATSTAWFAIFIAIAVVASSYANRLQEERSRIQNILENSQDGIFCLDLRTKRIREINVKCARWLRYDRKDLIGKEISRIWTDENEQEQFVSHAKKGLCNSETEAVFVAQDGTLLRFVLSAILTTNNQMLCSVIDITGNKIVDEEIRKTLEDLENQVRHRTAHLEQMNEELRAEILEHRRFGSKILSGNCSEDEEEDK from the coding sequence GTGGATTACAAAAGGGAGCATCTTTCCAGCCAGAATGAAAAGGTCCTGCACTTTTTTATCATCGCTGCGGCATGTATCAGTGCAGTACTCACCACGATATTTTCCCTCACCCATGGTATTTTTGAAGTCTATCCCTTCCTGTATATTCTGCCGATCATCCTCGCAGTGTACTTTTATCCCAAACGGTCTGTTCTCATCACTCTCGGTATCAGTCTCCTGTATATCACGCTCATTTACATCTATGGCTTTTCTAATCCGACGGTGATGGCAACATCTACAGCATGGTTTGCAATCTTTATTGCAATTGCTGTCGTGGCATCGTCATATGCCAACAGATTACAGGAAGAACGCAGCAGGATACAAAATATCCTCGAAAATTCACAGGATGGTATCTTCTGCCTCGATCTCCGTACCAAACGGATCCGTGAAATTAATGTAAAATGCGCCCGGTGGCTCCGGTATGACCGTAAGGATCTCATCGGAAAAGAGATCTCCCGGATCTGGACTGATGAAAATGAACAGGAGCAGTTCGTTTCCCATGCAAAAAAGGGATTATGCAACTCAGAGACTGAAGCGGTTTTTGTTGCGCAGGACGGAACCCTTCTGCGATTTGTCCTGTCTGCAATACTTACCACAAATAACCAGATGCTCTGTTCGGTGATTGATATCACCGGCAACAAAATTGTCGATGAAGAGATACGAAAAACATTAGAGGATCTCGAAAATCAGGTCCGGCATCGCACCGCACATCTCGAACAGATGAATGAAGAGTTACGGGCTGAAATCCTTGAACACCGGCGCTTTGGGAGTAAGATCCTGTCTGGGAATTGTAGTGAAGACGAAGAGGAAGATAAATGA
- a CDS encoding molybdenum cofactor guanylyltransferase: MRSAVILVGGEARRANGQEKYFFMYMGKTFIERLIDTLSQVVDEIILVARDPEQCKRFNGIEGVRCITDIRTGTGPIGGLHAGTLAARGEKIFVSACDMPCVDPRIVTLLFDRIDGFDAAIPCWNPDMLEPLHAVYRRSALVTYLEDHESFSLRTMVKGLNSNYVPIDEIRAIDHELTTFTNINKIEDLERINSVRK; encoded by the coding sequence TTGAGATCAGCAGTGATTCTTGTTGGAGGAGAAGCACGACGTGCAAATGGCCAGGAGAAATATTTCTTCATGTACATGGGAAAGACGTTTATCGAACGGCTGATCGACACTCTCTCGCAGGTTGTAGACGAGATCATCCTTGTTGCACGGGATCCCGAGCAATGCAAACGATTCAACGGGATTGAAGGGGTACGGTGCATCACCGATATCCGAACCGGTACCGGGCCCATTGGCGGGCTCCATGCCGGAACCCTCGCAGCGCGCGGCGAGAAAATTTTTGTGTCTGCCTGCGATATGCCGTGTGTCGATCCCCGCATAGTCACTCTTTTATTCGACCGTATTGACGGCTTTGATGCTGCAATTCCCTGCTGGAACCCGGATATGCTCGAACCATTGCATGCAGTCTACAGGAGATCCGCACTGGTAACGTATCTTGAAGATCACGAATCATTCTCCCTGCGAACTATGGTGAAGGGACTGAATTCCAATTACGTGCCAATCGATGAAATCCGGGCCATCGATCATGAACTGACCACATTTACCAATATCAACAAGATTGAAGACCTGGAACGGATTAACAGCGTCCGGAAATAA
- a CDS encoding methylated-DNA--[protein]-cysteine S-methyltransferase: MEVVSGSCRFGLWYVQVWWNDTAVHRVRFSTTALEGDVPPLIRKYCGGQRVDCSVLDSVALHNDTVYSRIYKEVREVPYGKTKTYGEIAENVGTAPRVVGQAMARNPTPLIIPCHRIVAVHGIGGFSPSVEIKEALLAMETKTQRKILLGKKPR; this comes from the coding sequence ATGGAAGTCGTAAGCGGTTCGTGCCGTTTCGGGTTGTGGTATGTCCAGGTCTGGTGGAACGATACTGCGGTGCACCGCGTACGTTTTTCCACAACCGCACTTGAAGGGGATGTCCCTCCACTTATCAGGAAATACTGCGGGGGACAAAGAGTTGATTGTTCGGTCCTTGACAGCGTTGCTCTCCACAATGATACCGTATACAGCCGGATATACAAGGAAGTGCGGGAGGTTCCCTATGGAAAGACTAAAACGTACGGGGAAATAGCAGAAAACGTAGGCACAGCGCCGAGAGTGGTCGGGCAGGCTATGGCCCGTAATCCCACACCGTTGATCATCCCCTGCCACCGCATTGTTGCAGTACATGGCATCGGAGGATTTTCCCCGTCAGTAGAGATCAAGGAAGCGTTGCTTGCAATGGAAACAAAAACTCAGCGTAAAATACTACTGGGTAAAAAGCCAAGATAA
- a CDS encoding ATP-dependent DNA helicase, with translation MDSIDTYFPYSEYRPGQRHMLEIAAQVAREGGIAMIDAPTGSGKSSVVASLLAERNKKKIVIAVRTVSQLTTFIRELELVRKKAPHLKTVYLVGKKSMCPLGGEGDIYRKCEGVKAFSSSLMRDRADKGALVPAKDPFIIQQIRKMDKEHPLLCPYYIASKQFVPAETMGVKMVASTELRAKADRVISHPVPPRELGEFSGACCPYELMMQAARNTDVVILNYHHLFDRDIREQLYANLGVEPQDVLLLIDEAHNCGDVITGIESVTLEEHDLEQASRELSGMRKRHKGAEAVQHVLPRLTEFIRGLANSVEAEDWFDPSIFDRMIVRESLYKEMDEIVDDLMGLSETMREKNQQAGEFRETAIERLTEFMVRLSHSSTDPAYLTVYRKTEVGITLEVRNIDPAASLSEVCGSHSCCILISGTLSPVNSFRRYYFGDAKVTTLSLPNAFPKENRLIACASDITTAFSMRQNKDNTSRVSDYIKAFSALKGNRACYFPSYQILESFASLAVPHLRGKKIYIEPRDAANAAAALTEFLSLPARGQSGIMFAVCGGKWSEGLDYRGEMLNGAMVIGLPLAPFNRVRKMTIEYFRHKFGDEGEFLCYTLPAVNRSLQALGRVLRTPEDRGVLVLGEKRFLERRVRHALPGWLQEEMIECDVVRFRELMGTWKS, from the coding sequence ATGGACAGCATCGACACCTACTTCCCGTACAGCGAATACCGCCCGGGCCAGCGCCACATGCTCGAAATCGCAGCGCAGGTTGCCCGGGAGGGCGGGATCGCCATGATCGATGCCCCCACCGGCAGCGGGAAATCGAGTGTCGTTGCTTCTCTCCTTGCCGAGCGGAACAAGAAGAAGATCGTGATCGCGGTGCGGACCGTCAGCCAGCTCACCACGTTCATCCGCGAACTCGAACTGGTGCGAAAAAAAGCGCCACACTTAAAAACAGTGTACCTTGTCGGCAAGAAGAGCATGTGCCCGCTCGGAGGCGAGGGGGACATCTATCGCAAATGCGAAGGAGTCAAGGCCTTCTCCTCCTCGCTCATGCGGGACCGTGCAGACAAGGGGGCGCTTGTCCCCGCCAAAGACCCGTTCATCATCCAGCAGATCCGCAAAATGGACAAAGAGCACCCGCTCCTCTGCCCGTATTATATCGCGAGCAAGCAGTTTGTACCAGCAGAGACCATGGGGGTCAAGATGGTGGCCTCAACCGAACTCCGGGCCAAGGCCGACCGGGTTATCTCGCACCCGGTGCCCCCGCGGGAACTTGGTGAATTTTCCGGAGCCTGCTGCCCGTACGAGCTGATGATGCAGGCAGCCCGTAACACCGATGTGGTCATCCTCAACTATCACCACCTCTTTGACCGGGACATCCGCGAGCAGCTCTACGCGAACCTCGGGGTGGAACCGCAGGATGTCCTGCTCCTCATCGATGAGGCGCACAACTGCGGGGATGTGATCACCGGTATCGAGAGCGTGACCTTAGAGGAGCACGATCTCGAACAGGCGTCCCGCGAACTCTCCGGTATGCGCAAGCGACACAAGGGAGCTGAGGCGGTTCAGCATGTACTGCCCCGGCTTACCGAATTCATACGGGGTCTTGCCAATTCTGTGGAAGCCGAAGACTGGTTTGATCCATCGATCTTCGACCGGATGATTGTCCGGGAATCCCTCTATAAAGAGATGGATGAGATCGTCGATGACCTGATGGGTTTATCCGAAACCATGCGGGAGAAGAACCAGCAGGCCGGGGAATTCAGGGAAACCGCTATCGAACGGCTGACTGAATTTATGGTCCGGCTCTCCCATTCCTCAACAGACCCGGCCTACCTCACGGTATACCGGAAAACGGAAGTGGGAATCACTCTCGAAGTGCGCAACATCGATCCGGCCGCCTCGCTCTCTGAAGTCTGCGGTTCCCACTCCTGCTGTATCCTGATCTCCGGCACTCTCTCCCCTGTCAACAGTTTCCGCCGTTACTATTTCGGCGATGCAAAGGTGACCACGCTCTCGCTGCCCAATGCGTTCCCCAAAGAGAACCGGCTGATTGCCTGTGCCAGCGACATCACAACGGCGTTCTCCATGCGGCAGAACAAGGACAATACCTCCCGCGTAAGTGACTATATCAAAGCATTCAGTGCACTCAAAGGAAACCGGGCCTGTTATTTTCCCAGTTACCAGATCCTCGAATCATTTGCAAGCCTCGCTGTCCCGCACCTCCGGGGAAAAAAGATCTATATCGAACCCCGCGATGCAGCCAACGCGGCCGCTGCCCTCACAGAATTCCTCTCGCTGCCTGCACGGGGACAATCCGGTATCATGTTTGCCGTCTGCGGTGGAAAATGGAGCGAGGGACTTGATTACCGGGGCGAGATGCTGAACGGTGCGATGGTGATCGGCCTCCCCCTTGCCCCGTTCAACCGGGTCAGGAAGATGACCATAGAATACTTCCGGCACAAATTTGGCGATGAAGGAGAGTTCCTCTGCTACACCCTGCCGGCAGTCAACCGCTCCCTGCAGGCACTTGGCCGGGTGTTACGCACGCCGGAAGATCGCGGTGTGCTGGTGCTGGGGGAGAAACGTTTCCTTGAACGACGGGTGCGCCACGCACTTCCCGGCTGGTTACAGGAAGAGATGATCGAATGCGATGTTGTGCGGTTCCGTGAGTTGATGGGAACATGGAAGTCGTAA